The Marinobacter sp. ANT_B65 genome has a segment encoding these proteins:
- a CDS encoding pilin — protein sequence MKNMQMNHAQKGFTLIELMIVVAIIGILAAIAIPQYQDYTVKSNAAAALAEITPGKVAFEQAINEGKTPSLTAADEGFIGITNPTSYCTVSINAAADGEIKCTGINGNAAKFNGKEITWSRTADGEWSCTSTLDAKYKPGKCS from the coding sequence ATGAAGAACATGCAAATGAACCATGCTCAGAAAGGTTTTACACTGATTGAATTGATGATCGTTGTTGCGATTATCGGTATTTTGGCGGCCATCGCTATTCCGCAGTATCAGGATTATACGGTTAAATCTAACGCAGCAGCTGCGCTTGCAGAAATTACCCCGGGTAAGGTTGCGTTTGAGCAGGCAATTAATGAAGGGAAAACCCCGAGCCTGACTGCTGCTGATGAGGGATTTATTGGTATTACTAACCCTACTTCATACTGTACCGTTTCGATCAATGCTGCGGCTGATGGTGAGATTAAATGCACTGGAATAAACGGTAATGCGGCTAAGTTTAATGGCAAAGAGATCACCTGGTCACGCACAGCTGATGGAGAATGGTCATGCACATCTACTCTGGACGCTAAATATAAGCCGGGTAAGTGCAGCTAA
- a CDS encoding MBL fold metallo-hydrolase → MKLRFLGGTGTVTGSRYLLSDENHRVLIDCGMYQGVKTLRRRNWAKFPVDPGTIDAVVLTHAHIDHSGYLPALVKNGFKGKIYCTQGTHDLCKVLLPDAGYLQEEDAKYAFRKKFSKHEHPEPLFTEKDAWEALKHFEPLHYHETFEPVKDFEVSFTPAGHILGSACVHVHHKADNRTVVFSGDVGRQNDIIMRAPEPIKEADVLVCESTYGDRTHEETDPETELAEIITRTVNRGGIVLIPAFAVGRAQMLLYVIHKIMKEGRIPRLPVFLNSPMAIKATEIFCKHHKEHKLSASQCEMIDNHTEFVRTVDESIKLDSARYPCIIVSASGMASGGRVLHHLKTLLPNYRNSVIFAGFQAPGTRGDRLVAGADSVKIHGEYWPVKAEIHNIGSLSAHGDYNEILQWLEQGTLKPEKVYVTHGEMLASDIMRKRINEKFGWDAEVPDLFEEVEI, encoded by the coding sequence ATGAAACTTCGCTTCCTCGGCGGCACCGGCACAGTAACCGGCTCACGCTACCTGTTATCCGATGAAAACCATCGCGTACTGATCGATTGCGGAATGTACCAGGGTGTTAAAACCCTGCGCCGGAGGAACTGGGCGAAGTTTCCTGTAGATCCGGGCACCATAGATGCGGTAGTTCTCACACACGCCCATATCGACCACTCTGGCTATCTGCCCGCACTGGTAAAAAATGGCTTCAAGGGCAAGATCTACTGCACCCAGGGTACTCACGACCTGTGCAAAGTGCTGCTGCCGGATGCGGGATACCTCCAGGAAGAGGACGCAAAATACGCGTTCCGGAAAAAGTTCTCAAAGCATGAACATCCGGAACCCCTGTTTACCGAAAAAGATGCATGGGAAGCCCTGAAACATTTTGAGCCCCTTCACTACCACGAGACCTTCGAACCAGTGAAGGATTTTGAAGTGTCCTTTACCCCCGCCGGGCACATTCTGGGCTCTGCCTGCGTACACGTTCACCACAAAGCCGACAACCGTACAGTTGTATTCAGCGGCGATGTGGGCCGACAGAATGACATAATCATGCGGGCACCAGAGCCTATCAAAGAAGCCGACGTGCTTGTTTGCGAATCCACCTACGGAGACCGCACACATGAGGAAACCGACCCGGAAACCGAACTGGCGGAGATAATTACCCGCACCGTGAACCGTGGCGGCATTGTATTGATACCCGCTTTTGCGGTTGGCCGCGCACAGATGCTGCTTTACGTGATCCACAAGATCATGAAAGAAGGACGCATCCCCAGGTTACCGGTATTTCTCAACAGCCCCATGGCCATCAAGGCCACAGAGATATTCTGCAAGCACCACAAAGAGCACAAACTGAGCGCCAGCCAGTGCGAGATGATCGACAACCACACCGAGTTCGTCCGCACAGTGGATGAATCCATAAAGCTGGATTCTGCCCGCTACCCTTGCATCATCGTGTCTGCAAGCGGCATGGCAAGCGGAGGCAGGGTTCTCCACCACCTGAAAACGCTGCTGCCAAACTACCGGAACAGCGTTATTTTTGCAGGTTTCCAGGCACCCGGCACCCGGGGCGACAGACTGGTAGCAGGAGCAGATTCGGTAAAGATTCATGGCGAATACTGGCCGGTGAAAGCGGAAATCCACAACATAGGCTCACTCTCAGCCCATGGCGACTACAACGAAATCCTGCAATGGCTTGAACAGGGAACTCTTAAACCAGAGAAGGTGTATGTAACCCACGGAGAGATGCTGGCCAGCGACATCATGCGCAAGCGGATCAATGAAAAATTCGGATGGGACGCCGAAGTGCCCGATTTGTTTGAAGAGGTTGAAATTTGA
- the cysQ gene encoding 3'(2'),5'-bisphosphate nucleotidase CysQ, whose amino-acid sequence MYYSSILPEVIRVADEASDRVLHIYQSDFKVSYKEDESPITAADIASHEIIVRGLRNISRDIPILSEESVAAPWEERKHWRRFWLIDPIDGTRDFTQRTGEFTVNIAMIEDGVPVMGVVTAPALKEAFWGVKGEGAHKRDRTGLIHRMRVAEPGEVKRVVASKNHLNDETRAFIDNLGAHQTVQAGSSLKFCRIAEGHADIYPRMGPTSEWDTGAAHAVLRAAGGDVRSLDGLPLQYGKKDVLNPHFIAAGNWYF is encoded by the coding sequence ATGTACTACAGCTCAATACTCCCGGAAGTGATCAGGGTGGCCGATGAGGCCAGCGACCGAGTGCTCCATATCTATCAGTCTGATTTCAAGGTGAGCTACAAGGAAGACGAATCCCCCATCACGGCTGCGGATATTGCCAGTCATGAAATTATAGTAAGGGGGCTGCGCAATATAAGCCGGGATATTCCGATCCTTTCGGAAGAGAGCGTAGCGGCTCCGTGGGAAGAGAGGAAGCACTGGCGCCGGTTCTGGCTTATTGACCCTATAGATGGCACCAGGGATTTCACTCAGCGCACAGGTGAGTTCACGGTAAATATTGCCATGATTGAAGACGGCGTGCCGGTAATGGGTGTGGTTACCGCGCCGGCTTTGAAGGAAGCCTTCTGGGGTGTTAAAGGGGAGGGTGCCCACAAGCGCGACCGTACAGGCCTGATTCACCGTATGCGGGTGGCGGAGCCCGGGGAAGTCAAACGTGTGGTCGCCAGCAAAAACCATCTGAATGATGAGACCCGGGCTTTTATCGATAACCTGGGTGCGCATCAGACAGTCCAGGCTGGCAGTTCGCTCAAGTTCTGCCGGATAGCTGAAGGTCATGCCGACATCTATCCGCGTATGGGGCCCACCAGCGAGTGGGACACTGGAGCTGCGCACGCTGTTCTGCGTGCGGCAGGTGGCGACGTGCGGTCATTAGATGGCCTGCCACTCCAATATGGGAAAAAAGATGTTTTAAATCCTCACTTTATCGCTGCGGGGAACTGGTACTTCTGA
- the pilB gene encoding type IV-A pilus assembly ATPase PilB, which produces MATNQSNITLTGLARRFVDDGLLDEATAKDAFVQASQNRIPLITYLTQNNLADSSRLAFSAAMEFGVSVLDLSSFLPEMMPEKIVDEKLVRKHNALPLYKRGNRLFIAVSDPTNIQALDEIKFNTGLSTDPILVDDARLREAIDKYLESHDNSMGNLDDADLEGVETEGGDQEDDEATTSANDFDDAPIVKYVNKMLLDAIRGGASDVHFEPYEKTYRVRYRTDGMLKEMSHPSIKLAPKISARIKIMAQLDISERRVPQDGRIKMKLSKTKAIDFRVNTLPTLWGEKIVLRILDPSQAKLGIDALGYEEDQKQLFLDALSQPQGMILVTGPTGSGKTVSLYTGLNILNTEDINISTAEDPAEINLEGINQVNVNNRVGLGFAEALRAFLRQDPDVIMVGEIRDLETANIAIKAAQTGHLVLSTLHTNSAAETLTRMMNMGVPAFNIATSVSLIIAQRLGRRLCSACKQPGDVPKDVLLAEGFTQEQIDTGFKLYHPKGCDKCNGGYKGRVGIYEVVKITEKLASMIMEEASSIKIAKQAEAEGFRNLRQSALMKVMEGVTSLEEANRVTKD; this is translated from the coding sequence ATGGCTACTAATCAAAGTAATATCACGCTTACCGGCCTCGCCCGGCGCTTTGTGGATGACGGGCTTCTTGATGAAGCAACCGCCAAAGATGCGTTTGTGCAGGCGTCCCAGAACCGCATTCCGCTGATCACCTACCTTACCCAGAATAACCTGGCGGATAGTTCCAGGCTGGCGTTTTCGGCGGCCATGGAGTTCGGGGTATCGGTTCTGGACCTGTCATCATTTCTTCCGGAGATGATGCCGGAGAAAATAGTTGACGAGAAGCTGGTGCGAAAGCACAACGCCCTGCCTCTGTATAAAAGGGGAAACCGCCTTTTTATAGCCGTCTCAGACCCTACGAACATTCAGGCACTGGATGAAATAAAGTTCAACACAGGCCTGAGCACGGACCCTATTCTGGTCGATGATGCCCGGCTCCGGGAAGCTATCGACAAGTACCTGGAATCCCATGACAACAGCATGGGCAATCTCGATGATGCGGATCTCGAGGGTGTGGAAACCGAGGGCGGCGACCAGGAAGATGATGAGGCGACCACCTCGGCAAATGATTTCGATGATGCCCCTATCGTCAAATATGTGAACAAGATGTTGCTGGACGCTATTCGTGGCGGCGCTTCGGATGTACATTTCGAACCTTATGAAAAGACTTACAGGGTGCGCTACAGAACCGACGGCATGCTGAAGGAAATGTCCCACCCCTCAATCAAACTGGCTCCCAAGATCTCGGCCCGCATAAAAATCATGGCGCAACTGGATATATCCGAGCGCCGGGTTCCTCAGGATGGCCGGATCAAGATGAAACTGTCCAAAACCAAAGCTATTGATTTCCGGGTTAATACACTCCCTACCCTTTGGGGTGAGAAAATCGTTCTCCGGATTCTTGACCCCAGCCAGGCAAAACTGGGTATTGACGCACTGGGCTACGAAGAAGACCAGAAGCAACTGTTCCTTGATGCACTTTCCCAGCCCCAGGGCATGATTCTGGTTACAGGCCCGACGGGCTCCGGTAAAACAGTATCCCTGTATACGGGCCTGAATATTCTTAACACCGAAGACATCAATATCTCCACGGCAGAGGATCCGGCCGAAATCAACCTGGAGGGCATAAACCAGGTTAACGTGAACAACAGGGTTGGGCTGGGGTTTGCAGAAGCACTCAGAGCCTTTCTTCGTCAGGACCCGGATGTAATCATGGTAGGCGAGATCCGTGACCTGGAAACCGCCAATATTGCGATCAAAGCTGCACAGACCGGACACCTGGTTTTATCCACCCTGCACACCAACAGCGCTGCTGAAACGCTTACCCGGATGATGAACATGGGGGTCCCTGCCTTCAACATTGCGACATCCGTAAGTCTTATCATTGCCCAGAGGCTCGGCCGGCGCCTGTGCAGTGCCTGCAAACAGCCCGGCGATGTTCCAAAAGACGTACTTTTGGCCGAAGGGTTCACACAGGAACAAATTGATACAGGCTTCAAGTTGTACCACCCCAAGGGCTGTGATAAATGCAATGGTGGGTATAAAGGCCGCGTCGGTATTTACGAGGTGGTCAAGATCACTGAAAAGCTGGCAAGCATGATTATGGAAGAAGCCAGCTCCATTAAAATTGCAAAGCAGGCTGAGGCCGAAGGCTTCCGAAATTTACGCCAGTCCGCACTGATGAAGGTGATGGAGGGCGTGACCAGTCTTGAGGAAGCGAACCGCGTGACGAAGGATTAA
- a CDS encoding mechanosensitive ion channel domain-containing protein, with protein sequence MRLTALFLGALLLFTCAGTALAQPFTLPGIPGLSGQTEEQESASPEELAESLEITIQALQDDESRRALVEQLKSLQQGLQAESAQTAQKVTGGQGLLGALAVFFDEASNPDTDAGTPLGKWKNNFRNAYSAAEKLLASASLRVLVETIAGLAAWLTALWGLSRLARMLYTWRGWPLQMPRQPRPWMLIAHLARRLLPWLITFTALLAGLPTFGMSEGAQSTVLILAYAALCARGLTSFFDVIISIFSSGHRQTAVLILRRRMMVPLFIIGVLFALEDALGTAELTSQLGTELASALALTFSIAAALLSFFLIIRNRRPVTHLIRNRPYKQRKNQGVWREVTALLARLWHIPMLMAISASVVAVFANGGEADAALGKAMVCALLLAVTLAIQGLFGIQENSPKHRALSKFSQRLVRFGFRLLQTAAWLAFFELVLQVWDLSLLGVGEKPPISTGLINSLIGVFLTWLIASIVWIFVDELLERALRGGDRKKRGNTARAQTIVPIARNTLLITIIIVAIFVGLSTLGVDVTPLLAGAGIIGLAVGFGAQTLVQDLITGLFIVVEDSMSVGDFVEINSFMGTVEGFNLRTVRMRDLEGVVHHITFSKISSIHNMSRQFGIALIKIRIPRELPIDDAILLMEETAEELRTQPDMRWLIWSPLEMQGIHSFEEGCPVLRMRMRTKPECQWDVSRAFNLLLKRNMEQRYIDVAAPRISVQMDAVPTA encoded by the coding sequence TTGAGGCTCACCGCACTTTTCCTTGGCGCCCTGTTATTATTCACTTGCGCTGGCACAGCTCTGGCTCAGCCCTTTACCTTACCCGGCATCCCCGGGCTTTCGGGGCAGACCGAAGAGCAGGAATCCGCTTCGCCCGAAGAGCTGGCCGAGTCGCTTGAAATAACCATTCAGGCACTTCAGGACGACGAGAGCAGGCGGGCTCTGGTAGAGCAACTCAAGTCCCTGCAGCAGGGTCTTCAGGCGGAATCTGCACAAACGGCACAGAAGGTAACCGGCGGACAGGGTTTGCTGGGCGCCCTGGCTGTTTTTTTCGATGAAGCGTCCAACCCTGACACCGATGCCGGGACACCCCTTGGAAAGTGGAAGAACAACTTCCGGAACGCCTACAGTGCAGCAGAAAAATTGCTGGCAAGCGCATCGCTTCGCGTTCTGGTAGAAACCATTGCAGGGCTTGCAGCGTGGCTGACCGCACTCTGGGGCCTTTCACGCCTCGCACGCATGCTATATACATGGCGAGGCTGGCCACTGCAAATGCCCAGACAGCCCAGGCCCTGGATGCTTATAGCCCACCTGGCGCGGCGCCTTTTGCCCTGGCTTATCACCTTTACCGCGCTTTTGGCGGGCCTGCCTACATTCGGCATGTCTGAAGGCGCTCAAAGCACTGTTCTCATCCTTGCTTACGCCGCACTGTGTGCCCGCGGGCTGACTTCGTTCTTTGACGTAATAATCTCAATTTTCTCCAGCGGCCATCGCCAGACCGCCGTTCTGATCTTACGCCGGCGAATGATGGTGCCACTGTTCATTATCGGCGTACTCTTCGCACTTGAGGACGCGCTGGGCACAGCCGAGCTCACCTCGCAACTCGGAACAGAACTCGCCAGCGCCCTGGCCCTGACCTTCAGCATAGCGGCAGCCCTTCTGAGCTTTTTCCTTATCATCCGTAACCGTCGCCCCGTTACCCACCTGATTCGCAACCGCCCCTACAAGCAGCGCAAGAACCAGGGCGTATGGCGGGAAGTAACAGCTCTGCTGGCCAGGCTCTGGCACATCCCCATGTTAATGGCCATCAGCGCATCAGTGGTCGCGGTTTTTGCCAATGGAGGAGAAGCAGACGCAGCCCTGGGCAAGGCCATGGTCTGCGCACTACTGCTTGCAGTAACCCTGGCCATCCAGGGTCTCTTCGGTATTCAGGAGAACAGCCCCAAGCACCGGGCACTCAGCAAGTTCAGCCAGAGGCTGGTACGTTTTGGCTTTCGCCTGCTGCAGACAGCCGCATGGCTGGCGTTTTTTGAGCTGGTTTTACAGGTCTGGGATTTGTCCTTGCTGGGGGTGGGCGAAAAACCACCGATCAGTACCGGCCTGATTAACAGCCTGATCGGTGTATTCCTCACATGGCTGATTGCGAGCATTGTCTGGATTTTCGTGGACGAACTCCTGGAGCGGGCATTACGCGGTGGAGACCGCAAAAAGCGGGGCAACACCGCTAGAGCTCAGACCATTGTGCCAATTGCCAGGAACACCCTGCTGATCACAATCATTATTGTGGCCATATTTGTCGGCCTTTCCACCCTGGGCGTAGACGTAACCCCCCTTTTGGCGGGTGCCGGCATTATCGGCCTCGCAGTGGGCTTTGGCGCCCAGACTCTCGTACAGGATTTAATCACGGGCCTGTTCATTGTGGTTGAAGACTCCATGTCGGTCGGCGACTTCGTGGAGATCAACAGCTTTATGGGAACGGTAGAAGGTTTTAACTTGCGCACCGTGCGAATGCGCGACCTTGAAGGGGTAGTTCACCACATCACCTTCAGTAAAATCAGCTCCATTCACAACATGTCCAGGCAATTTGGTATCGCGCTGATCAAAATCCGGATTCCCCGCGAACTGCCTATCGACGACGCAATCCTTCTGATGGAAGAAACCGCTGAGGAATTGCGCACCCAGCCAGATATGCGCTGGCTGATCTGGTCACCTCTTGAAATGCAGGGCATTCACTCGTTTGAAGAGGGTTGCCCGGTACTACGGATGCGGATGAGAACAAAGCCGGAGTGCCAGTGGGATGTTTCCCGGGCTTTTAATTTGCTGCTGAAACGGAATATGGAACAGAGATATATTGATGTTGCTGCACCCAGAATCAGTGTTCAGATGGATGCAGTTCCTACTGCCTGA
- a CDS encoding fibronectin type III domain-containing protein has translation MTPFNERLRLAFATLVLSSLLSACGGGDSSDSSPDASTGAPASAVENPPAEPESSQQKLWVEGYAVKGAIESGLVSLWYHEPDTSDYGWVQVGSTVRTDVNGGFRVEVPDDYSDYSLKVVLTSDSQTAMRCDAQPSCKTPSGVSVAFGEWFWPGSNLVLKSLVDPSDTGRVVALTPLVTLAFEQFLEQPEGGISGFMEILAQQEELFGLDAGALSRKPLDLASPDLSNLQPSDLKTALLNVAFLSLVDGDRWNTLGDVLESARTSSDVYGELPSGSGNDLGLSVELLALSAVLQVEYLQDQYDGTGVWGNALSDALGSLEETLMATGYSSAPEPTPQPEPSPESDAPPESGDLAPEPDAAPESGDVAPESDAPPESDVAPASDDTAPESDAPPESGVAPASDDTAPESDAPPESDVAPASDDTAPESDAPPESDVAPASDDTAPESDAPPESDTAPTPEPVTGAAKISWQAPLTRANGESLAMGEIDRYIVRYGTGQSADEMPSEEVVEDGQAMSYEIAGLEEGTWYFAVRTIDTNGLESAWSESVSKTISR, from the coding sequence ATGACTCCCTTTAACGAACGTTTGCGATTAGCTTTTGCTACCCTTGTGCTTAGCTCATTGCTATCGGCCTGTGGCGGCGGTGATTCTTCAGATTCATCGCCCGATGCATCAACGGGAGCTCCGGCCAGTGCAGTAGAAAACCCTCCAGCTGAACCCGAAAGTTCACAGCAGAAGCTCTGGGTTGAGGGCTATGCGGTCAAGGGTGCGATTGAAAGCGGCCTGGTCTCTCTTTGGTACCATGAGCCTGATACTTCAGATTACGGATGGGTACAGGTAGGCAGTACCGTCAGGACGGATGTTAATGGCGGGTTCCGGGTTGAAGTGCCTGATGACTATTCAGATTATTCACTGAAAGTGGTTCTTACGTCAGATTCTCAAACAGCGATGCGTTGTGATGCACAGCCGTCATGCAAGACCCCCTCTGGTGTCAGTGTTGCGTTTGGGGAATGGTTCTGGCCGGGCAGTAACCTGGTTTTAAAGTCGCTCGTGGATCCATCTGATACCGGCCGGGTAGTAGCTTTGACTCCGTTGGTAACTCTTGCATTCGAGCAGTTTCTTGAGCAGCCAGAAGGCGGTATTTCTGGCTTTATGGAGATTCTTGCGCAGCAGGAAGAACTCTTCGGGCTTGATGCTGGTGCTTTGTCCAGGAAGCCTCTTGATCTTGCGTCGCCAGACCTGAGCAATTTGCAGCCGTCGGACTTGAAAACAGCCTTGTTGAATGTTGCTTTTCTGAGCCTGGTTGATGGTGATCGCTGGAATACATTAGGGGATGTACTGGAGTCTGCCCGAACTAGCTCGGATGTATATGGCGAACTGCCGTCAGGTTCAGGGAATGATCTGGGCCTGAGTGTTGAGTTGCTGGCCTTGTCAGCAGTGTTGCAGGTTGAGTATTTGCAAGACCAGTATGATGGCACGGGAGTCTGGGGTAATGCCCTTTCTGATGCACTTGGTAGCCTTGAAGAAACTTTGATGGCAACAGGGTATAGCAGTGCGCCTGAACCCACCCCGCAGCCAGAGCCTTCTCCGGAATCTGATGCACCTCCAGAGTCTGGTGATTTAGCTCCGGAACCTGATGCTGCTCCAGAGTCTGGTGATGTAGCTCCAGAATCTGATGCTCCTCCAGAGTCCGATGTGGCTCCGGCGTCTGATGATACAGCTCCAGAATCTGATGCACCTCCAGAGTCTGGTGTGGCTCCGGCGTCTGATGATACAGCTCCGGAATCTGATGCACCTCCAGAGTCTGATGTGGCTCCGGCATCTGATGATACAGCTCCGGAATCTGATGCTCCTCCAGAGTCTGATGTGGCTCCGGCGTCTGATGATACAGCTCCGGAATCTGATGCACCTCCAGAGTCTGATACGGCTCCAACTCCGGAACCGGTGACTGGTGCAGCAAAAATAAGCTGGCAGGCACCTCTGACACGAGCAAATGGAGAGTCGCTGGCCATGGGGGAGATTGACAGATATATAGTCCGGTATGGTACCGGGCAGAGTGCTGACGAAATGCCGTCTGAGGAAGTTGTTGAAGATGGTCAGGCTATGAGCTACGAAATAGCTGGTCTGGAAGAAGGTACCTGGTACTTTGCAGTTCGCACAATAGATACCAACGGTCTGGAGAGTGCCTGGTCTGAATCGGTCAGCAAGACGATTTCCCGGTAG
- a CDS encoding prepilin peptidase: protein MSTLNIFLSTPWLLYLFVIFVSLCIGSFLNVVILRLPKMMHQDWRCQCEAFLEIPEAQHKQEEPVTLSTPASTCPTCGHKIRAWENIPVISYLILGGKCSGCKSHISIRYPVIEALTALFSVITLMIGGASGTTLLTLLLVWALIALTVIDFDTQLLPDSITLPLMWLGLVLSYFGYLGDFNSAFLGAVLGYLSLWSVYWLFKLATGKEGMGHGDFKLLAALGAWLGWELLPAIILLSSAVGAVVGISLMLFKKHGREVPIPFGPYLAAAGLLSLWFGSEIQEIWYGLLGV from the coding sequence ATGTCCACATTAAACATCTTCCTCTCAACTCCCTGGCTCCTGTACCTTTTCGTTATATTTGTATCTCTCTGCATAGGCAGCTTTCTGAATGTCGTCATTCTCCGGCTGCCGAAAATGATGCATCAGGACTGGCGTTGTCAGTGCGAGGCGTTCCTGGAAATCCCGGAAGCCCAGCACAAGCAGGAAGAGCCTGTAACGCTTTCAACCCCTGCTTCCACCTGTCCCACTTGCGGCCATAAAATCCGGGCATGGGAAAATATTCCGGTTATCAGCTATCTGATTCTTGGCGGGAAGTGTAGCGGTTGCAAATCGCACATTTCGATCCGCTATCCGGTGATTGAGGCGTTAACAGCCCTGTTTTCCGTAATCACCCTGATGATCGGCGGCGCTTCCGGGACAACGTTACTGACCCTGCTGCTGGTATGGGCGCTGATCGCGCTGACGGTGATCGACTTCGATACCCAGCTCCTCCCGGACAGCATCACCCTGCCCTTGATGTGGCTCGGGCTTGTTCTGAGTTATTTCGGGTATCTGGGTGATTTTAACAGCGCTTTCCTTGGCGCTGTTCTTGGTTACCTTTCCCTTTGGTCTGTTTACTGGCTGTTCAAGCTGGCAACCGGCAAAGAGGGGATGGGGCACGGCGACTTCAAGCTGCTGGCGGCCTTAGGTGCATGGCTGGGCTGGGAACTTTTGCCGGCTATAATCCTGTTATCATCCGCAGTGGGTGCTGTTGTGGGCATCAGCCTGATGCTGTTTAAAAAGCATGGGCGCGAAGTACCTATTCCCTTCGGGCCTTATCTGGCTGCTGCAGGCTTGTTAAGCTTATGGTTTGGCAGTGAGATCCAGGAAATCTGGTACGGGCTGTTAGGAGTTTGA
- a CDS encoding type II secretion system F family protein: MSEKAQKLESYIWEGKDRKGNKSKGELTGSTLALVKAQLRKQGIIPDKVRKKPKPLFGGSKKVTPFDIAMLTRQLATMMKAGVPLVQSFDIVSDGLENKGLQELVMSIRNDIASGNSFAGSLKKHPKHFDDLYCNLVDSGEKAGALEQMLDRIALYLEKTELLKKKVKKAMTYPAAIIVVAIIVSAILLVKVVPQFENLFQGFGAELPVFTQMVVRLSEWMQSWWFVVLLGVAGTIFLFKEARRRSQKFSDIVDKYILKLPIIGEILDKSAVAKFGRVLSTTFAAGVPLVDALDSVAGATGNAVYRDAIDRIKNDVSSGTQLQASMRQQDVFPVMAVQLTAIGEESGNLDEMLEKVAVHYEAVVDDMVDNLTALMEPMIMAVLGVLVGGLIIAMYLPIFQMGAVVG; encoded by the coding sequence ATGTCAGAGAAAGCGCAAAAGCTGGAATCGTATATCTGGGAAGGTAAAGACCGGAAAGGCAATAAATCCAAAGGTGAGCTTACCGGCTCAACTCTGGCTCTGGTTAAAGCCCAGCTACGCAAGCAGGGAATCATTCCAGACAAGGTAAGGAAGAAACCAAAGCCGTTGTTCGGCGGCAGCAAAAAGGTTACGCCCTTCGACATAGCCATGCTTACCAGGCAACTGGCAACGATGATGAAAGCCGGCGTACCTCTGGTTCAGAGCTTTGACATAGTCAGCGACGGCCTGGAGAACAAAGGGCTGCAGGAGCTGGTTATGTCAATCCGGAACGATATTGCTTCCGGTAACAGTTTTGCCGGATCGCTAAAAAAGCACCCAAAACACTTTGACGATCTCTACTGCAACCTGGTGGATTCCGGCGAGAAAGCCGGTGCTCTGGAGCAGATGCTGGACCGTATCGCCCTTTACCTTGAGAAAACAGAGCTATTGAAGAAAAAGGTAAAAAAAGCGATGACTTACCCCGCTGCAATCATAGTCGTGGCTATAATTGTGAGCGCTATTCTTCTGGTAAAAGTTGTTCCTCAATTCGAAAACCTTTTTCAGGGTTTTGGTGCAGAGCTTCCCGTTTTCACCCAGATGGTTGTACGGCTTTCCGAGTGGATGCAGAGCTGGTGGTTTGTGGTGTTGCTAGGCGTTGCAGGCACTATCTTTTTATTCAAGGAAGCCAGGCGTCGCTCCCAGAAATTCTCGGACATAGTGGACAAGTATATCCTTAAACTACCTATTATTGGCGAGATTCTCGATAAATCAGCGGTCGCCAAATTCGGCCGGGTTCTGTCGACTACTTTTGCTGCGGGTGTTCCTCTGGTAGATGCTCTGGACTCAGTGGCGGGTGCCACGGGTAACGCGGTTTACCGGGATGCGATTGATCGCATCAAGAACGACGTATCCAGCGGTACCCAGTTGCAGGCTTCCATGCGACAACAGGATGTTTTCCCTGTAATGGCAGTGCAATTGACAGCTATTGGTGAGGAGTCCGGTAACCTGGACGAAATGCTTGAGAAGGTAGCCGTGCACTATGAAGCCGTGGTTGATGACATGGTTGACAACCTGACCGCACTGATGGAGCCAATGATTATGGCTGTGCTGGGTGTGCTTGTGGGTGGTCTGATTATTGCCATGTATCTGCCTATCTTCCAGATGGGCGCAGTTGTGGGGTAA